One region of Euzebya rosea genomic DNA includes:
- a CDS encoding bifunctional helix-turn-helix transcriptional regulator/GNAT family N-acetyltransferase, which translates to MSDDVAVLRAFNRRYTQHIGVLEDRFLGRGRPLAESRLLFEVGLDGATVLALRERLSLDSGYLSRLLRSLEDARLVTVMADPADGRRRRVELTAAGVEEWEELDRRSDELAAGLLAPLGPAQRDRLREALGTAERLLRAATAEFVVADPLSEEALVAVERYLAEIADRGVGGGAALGSASDGAETMRRPDGVFVLVRSDGDVVGCGGVRPLGDGVGEVKRMWVSPAVRGTGMGRRLLDHLEEWVRRLGHDVVRLDTNSALTQAIAMYESAGYTAIERYNDNPHAERFFEKHLR; encoded by the coding sequence ATGAGCGACGACGTGGCCGTGCTTCGGGCCTTCAACCGGCGGTACACCCAGCACATCGGGGTGCTGGAGGACCGGTTCCTCGGACGTGGGCGGCCGCTGGCCGAGTCGCGCCTGCTGTTCGAGGTGGGGCTCGACGGGGCGACGGTGCTGGCGCTGCGCGAGCGGTTGTCGCTGGACTCGGGGTACCTCAGCCGGCTGCTGCGGAGCCTGGAGGACGCCCGGTTGGTGACCGTGATGGCTGATCCGGCGGACGGCCGTCGTCGTCGGGTCGAGCTGACGGCTGCAGGTGTGGAGGAGTGGGAGGAGCTGGACCGGCGCTCCGACGAGCTGGCCGCCGGCCTACTGGCCCCGCTCGGTCCGGCCCAGCGCGACCGGCTGCGCGAGGCCCTGGGGACCGCCGAGCGCCTGCTGCGGGCTGCCACGGCGGAGTTCGTCGTGGCCGATCCGTTGTCGGAGGAGGCGCTCGTCGCCGTGGAGCGGTACCTCGCCGAGATCGCGGACCGTGGGGTCGGGGGCGGGGCAGCCCTCGGATCGGCGAGCGACGGGGCGGAGACGATGCGGCGTCCCGACGGGGTCTTCGTGCTGGTCCGCAGCGACGGGGATGTCGTCGGCTGCGGCGGCGTGCGCCCGCTCGGTGACGGCGTCGGCGAGGTCAAGCGGATGTGGGTGTCCCCCGCGGTCCGCGGGACGGGGATGGGCCGTCGGCTGCTGGACCACCTGGAGGAGTGGGTGCGGCGCCTCGGCCACGACGTCGTGCGGCTGGACACCAACAGCGCCCTCACCCAGGCCATCGCCATGTACGAGTCGGCCGGCTACACCGCCATCGAGCGCTACAACGACAACCCCCACGCCGAGCGGTTCTTCGAGAAGCACCTGCGCTGA
- the pyrE gene encoding orotate phosphoribosyltransferase: MERHDLARAIFDAAHLTGEFVLRSGATSNEYFDKYLFEADPVLLREIAEHLAPSIPEGTEVLAGLELGGVPIAVALSQVTGLPTLFVRKEAKSYGTAKLAEGGTIGGRRITVVEDVVTSGGQVILSCADLRERGADILGVLCVIDRQAGGPEKLAEHDLALSPLFTMDELKASQQA, encoded by the coding sequence ATGGAACGCCACGACCTCGCCCGCGCCATCTTCGACGCCGCCCACCTGACCGGGGAGTTCGTCCTCCGGTCGGGCGCCACCTCCAACGAGTACTTCGACAAGTACCTGTTCGAGGCCGACCCGGTGCTGCTGCGCGAGATCGCCGAGCACCTCGCCCCCTCCATCCCCGAGGGCACCGAGGTGCTGGCCGGCCTCGAGCTCGGTGGCGTCCCGATCGCCGTGGCGCTCAGCCAGGTCACCGGCCTGCCCACCCTCTTCGTCCGCAAGGAAGCCAAGTCCTACGGCACCGCCAAGCTGGCCGAGGGCGGGACGATCGGCGGACGGCGCATCACCGTCGTCGAGGACGTCGTGACCTCGGGTGGGCAGGTCATCCTCTCCTGCGCTGACCTGCGGGAACGCGGGGCGGACATCCTCGGGGTGCTCTGCGTCATCGACCGGCAGGCCGGCGGCCCCGAGAAGCTGGCCGAGCATGACCTGGCCCTCTCGCCGCTGTTCACCATGGACGAGCTCAAGGCGTCCCAGCAGGCCTGA
- the mihF gene encoding integration host factor, actinobacterial type: protein MAVPELSDDARRAALEKAAAARRVRAALKQQLRDGELTLEEVVRRGRDPRTEEDIVLSKTKVSAVLESIPRIGKKTARRTMELLDISESRRLRGLGDKQTERLLEAFDGKRPTF, encoded by the coding sequence ATGGCGGTACCCGAGCTGAGTGACGACGCCCGACGCGCGGCGCTGGAGAAAGCCGCCGCGGCGCGGAGGGTTCGCGCGGCGCTCAAGCAGCAGCTGCGCGACGGCGAGCTGACCCTCGAGGAGGTCGTCCGGCGAGGCCGCGACCCCCGGACCGAGGAGGACATCGTCCTGTCCAAGACCAAGGTCTCGGCCGTGCTGGAGTCGATCCCGCGGATCGGCAAGAAGACGGCCCGGCGGACGATGGAGCTGCTGGACATCTCCGAGTCCCGCCGGCTCCGTGGGCTCGGGGACAAGCAGACCGAGCGGCTGCTCGAGGCATTCGACGGGAAGCGTCCGACGTTTTGA
- the gmk gene encoding guanylate kinase — MNEQAQAPGTLLVVSGPGGVGKGTVVSALRERHDEIEVSLSATTRRMRPGEEDGVHYRFVSPTEFRRMIDDGEFLEWAEFNGHFYGTPWSSVTDRLAEGATLVLEIDVQGARQVRQRQHDVGDIAATLVFLEPPSWEDLERRLRHRGSEDETSIEQRLAIGREEMAQADDFDHRVVNDRVDAAVKALERILAIQR, encoded by the coding sequence TTGAACGAGCAGGCACAGGCCCCCGGAACCCTGCTGGTCGTCAGCGGTCCGGGCGGGGTCGGCAAGGGCACGGTCGTCTCGGCGCTGCGGGAACGTCACGACGAGATCGAGGTGTCGCTGTCGGCGACCACCCGTCGGATGCGCCCGGGGGAGGAGGACGGCGTCCACTACCGCTTCGTCTCGCCCACCGAGTTCCGTCGGATGATCGACGACGGCGAGTTCCTGGAGTGGGCGGAGTTCAACGGCCACTTCTACGGCACGCCGTGGTCCTCCGTCACCGACCGGCTCGCCGAGGGTGCGACGCTGGTCCTCGAGATCGACGTGCAGGGCGCCCGGCAGGTCCGGCAGCGCCAGCACGACGTCGGCGACATCGCCGCGACGCTGGTGTTCCTCGAGCCGCCCAGCTGGGAGGACCTCGAACGACGGCTCCGCCACCGCGGCTCGGAGGACGAGACGTCCATCGAGCAGCGCCTGGCCATCGGGCGGGAGGAGATGGCGCAGGCCGACGACTTCGACCACCGGGTGGTCAACGACCGGGTGGACGCGGCAGTCAAGGCCCTGGAACGTATACTGGCCATTCAACGTTGA
- the rpoZ gene encoding DNA-directed RNA polymerase subunit omega, with amino-acid sequence MATIDDLLARVDSKYTLVHLAAVRAREINNYYHSLGEGIGQYVRPLVEQVDSNKPLSIAMEEIAADKIVVQRPDEARARAAEALAADEDGEVVTLPQGEDAIIDDADDAPTEI; translated from the coding sequence ATGGCCACTATCGACGACCTCCTCGCCCGCGTGGACTCCAAGTACACGCTGGTGCACCTCGCGGCCGTGCGCGCCCGCGAGATCAACAACTACTACCACTCCCTGGGTGAGGGCATCGGGCAGTACGTCCGTCCCCTCGTCGAGCAGGTGGACTCCAACAAGCCGCTGTCGATCGCCATGGAGGAGATCGCCGCCGACAAGATCGTCGTGCAGCGTCCCGACGAGGCACGCGCCCGTGCGGCCGAGGCCCTCGCGGCCGACGAGGACGGCGAGGTCGTCACCCTGCCGCAGGGCGAGGACGCCATCATCGACGACGCCGACGACGCGCCGACCGAGATCTAG
- the coaBC gene encoding bifunctional phosphopantothenoylcysteine decarboxylase/phosphopantothenate--cysteine ligase CoaBC: MDTALEGLRVLLGVSGGVAAYKAASLARGLKKAGAEVQVIMTGGATRFVQPDQFAALTGRPAHTDTFTDVHRIVHVEVARWADVAIIAPATTNVIAKFAAGIADDLVTSAFTCLTIPTIVAPAMHTEMWQHAATQAAVATLAERGTIIVGPGEGELAGGDVGPGRLVDEDVLLDAVARAAGRLDSPLSGRTVLVTAGGTREAIDPVRFLGNRSSGKMGHAIAAEAAALGAKVVLVTTSTLPVPPGVEAVPVESALDMHDAVMARADLADVIVKAAAVADFRPVARAEHKIKKADGTPTIELVPNPDILAELGARDDLRAVLVGFAAETTDVEAHGRDKLRRKGADLIVINDVSQADAGFAVDTNRAVILAADGMRRDVALTSKRELAAILLAEAANRLPA, from the coding sequence ATGGACACCGCGCTCGAGGGGTTGCGGGTCCTGCTCGGGGTGTCCGGCGGGGTCGCGGCCTACAAGGCCGCCTCGCTGGCCCGTGGGCTGAAGAAGGCCGGTGCCGAGGTCCAGGTCATCATGACCGGCGGCGCCACCCGGTTCGTCCAGCCCGACCAGTTCGCGGCGCTCACCGGACGTCCTGCCCACACCGACACCTTCACCGACGTGCACCGCATCGTGCACGTGGAGGTGGCCCGGTGGGCCGACGTGGCGATCATCGCCCCGGCCACGACCAACGTCATCGCCAAGTTCGCCGCGGGCATCGCCGATGACCTGGTCACCTCGGCCTTCACCTGCCTGACGATCCCGACGATCGTCGCGCCGGCGATGCACACCGAGATGTGGCAGCACGCCGCCACGCAGGCGGCCGTCGCCACGCTCGCCGAACGCGGGACGATCATCGTCGGCCCCGGCGAGGGCGAGCTGGCCGGCGGTGACGTCGGCCCGGGCCGCCTCGTCGACGAGGACGTCCTGCTGGACGCCGTCGCCCGCGCAGCCGGGCGGCTGGACAGCCCCCTCAGCGGGCGGACCGTGCTGGTCACCGCCGGCGGCACCCGCGAGGCCATCGACCCCGTGCGCTTCCTCGGCAACCGCTCCAGCGGGAAGATGGGCCACGCCATCGCTGCCGAGGCAGCAGCGCTGGGCGCCAAGGTCGTGCTGGTCACCACCTCGACCCTGCCGGTCCCGCCGGGGGTCGAGGCCGTGCCCGTGGAGTCCGCGCTGGACATGCACGACGCCGTCATGGCCCGGGCCGACCTGGCCGACGTCATCGTCAAGGCTGCTGCGGTCGCCGACTTCCGTCCCGTGGCCCGCGCCGAGCACAAGATCAAGAAGGCCGACGGCACCCCGACCATCGAGCTGGTGCCCAACCCCGACATCCTGGCCGAGCTCGGTGCCCGCGACGACCTGCGCGCGGTGCTGGTCGGCTTCGCCGCGGAGACCACCGACGTGGAGGCCCACGGCCGCGACAAGCTGCGGCGCAAGGGCGCGGACCTGATCGTCATCAACGACGTCAGCCAGGCCGACGCCGGGTTCGCGGTCGACACCAACCGTGCCGTGATCCTCGCCGCCGACGGCATGCGCCGCGACGTGGCGCTGACCAGCAAGCGCGAGCTGGCCGCCATCCTGCTGGCCGAGGCCGCCAACCGCCTGCCTGCCTGA
- the metK gene encoding methionine adenosyltransferase has protein sequence MARSWQFTSESVTEGHPDKVADQVSDAVLDAVLANDSNPWDARVACETLVNTGLIVVAGEIRTDAYVDIAAIARETVAGIGYDSFDAGFDGRLCGVLVTIDPQSPDIAGGVDSALESRTEPTGDELDKLGAGDQGMMFGYATNETESLMPLPIDLAHKLAKQLAAVRHSGEVDYLRPDGKTQVTVRYEGNTPVAIERVLISTQHKPGIDLASQMRPELQDKVISPVLPAGLDFDAADFLCNPSGKFELGGPQADAGLTGRKIIVDTYGGMARHGGGAFSGKDSTKVDRSAAYAARWVAKNVVAAGLAERAELQVAYAIGVAHPVSVMLDTFGTETQDVDKILAGIKEVFDLRPAAIIRDLGLREPIFSPTAAYGHFGRDEFPWEATDRADALRSASGA, from the coding sequence ATGGCGCGTTCATGGCAGTTCACCTCCGAGTCCGTGACGGAGGGCCACCCCGACAAGGTGGCAGACCAGGTCTCCGACGCGGTGCTGGACGCGGTGCTCGCCAACGACTCCAACCCGTGGGACGCGCGTGTGGCCTGCGAGACGCTGGTCAACACCGGCCTGATCGTCGTCGCCGGTGAGATCCGCACCGACGCCTACGTCGACATCGCCGCGATCGCCCGCGAGACCGTCGCCGGGATCGGCTACGACAGCTTCGACGCCGGCTTCGACGGCCGCCTCTGCGGCGTCCTGGTCACCATCGACCCGCAGTCGCCCGACATCGCCGGTGGCGTCGACTCGGCGCTGGAGTCCCGCACCGAGCCGACCGGTGACGAGCTGGACAAGCTCGGCGCCGGCGACCAGGGGATGATGTTCGGCTACGCGACCAACGAGACCGAGTCGCTGATGCCGCTGCCGATCGACCTGGCCCACAAGCTGGCCAAGCAGCTGGCCGCCGTCCGCCACTCCGGCGAGGTCGACTACCTGCGCCCCGACGGCAAGACCCAGGTCACCGTCCGCTACGAGGGCAACACCCCCGTCGCCATCGAGCGCGTCCTCATCTCCACCCAGCACAAGCCGGGCATCGACCTGGCCAGCCAGATGCGTCCCGAGCTGCAGGACAAGGTCATCAGCCCCGTCCTGCCGGCTGGCCTGGACTTCGACGCCGCGGACTTCCTCTGCAACCCCTCCGGCAAGTTCGAGCTGGGCGGTCCCCAGGCCGACGCCGGCCTGACCGGTCGCAAGATCATCGTCGACACCTACGGCGGCATGGCCCGCCACGGTGGCGGCGCCTTCTCCGGCAAGGACTCCACCAAGGTCGACCGGTCCGCCGCCTACGCCGCCCGCTGGGTCGCCAAGAACGTCGTCGCCGCCGGCCTGGCCGAGCGCGCCGAGCTGCAGGTCGCCTACGCCATCGGCGTGGCCCACCCCGTCTCGGTCATGCTGGACACCTTCGGCACCGAGACCCAGGACGTCGACAAGATCCTCGCCGGCATCAAGGAGGTCTTCGACCTGCGTCCGGCCGCGATCATCCGCGACCTCGGCCTCCGCGAGCCGATCTTCTCCCCCACGGCGGCGTACGGCCACTTCGGCCGTGACGAGTTCCCGTGGGAGGCCACCGACCGGGCCGACGCGCTGCGCTCGGCCTCCGGCGCCTAG